In one window of Tripterygium wilfordii isolate XIE 37 chromosome 1, ASM1340144v1, whole genome shotgun sequence DNA:
- the LOC120001020 gene encoding coatomer subunit beta'-1-like isoform X2 — MALSLEIQVFTEISERVKSVDLHPTEPWILTSLYSGTVCILNYQSQAIVKTFKVTDSPVRSAKFVARKNWVVAASDDKFIRVYNYDTMERVAEFEAHTDFIRFVVVHPTLPYLLSSSDDKLIKVWDWEKGWICTKVFEEHQHYVMQVAFNPVEVNTFASASLDGTIKVWNLESPAPIFTLEGHSKGVNSVDYFINGDKLYLLSGSDDYTVKVWDYETRSCVQTVEGHEHNVTAVCVLPEFPIIITCSEDQTIRMWNANNYGLESKLNYGLERVWAVGCIRGSNQAVFGCDKGTIMVKVSSNSGLDAGDLQIKEEE, encoded by the exons ATG GCTCTTTCGCTAGAAATTCAG GTATTCACTGAAATCTCTGAAAGAGTGAAATCTGTGGATCTGCATCCAACTGAACCATG GATCCTAACAAGCCTATATTCAGGAACTGTCTGCATCTTGAACTACCAGTCACAG GCTATAGTGAAGACATTCAAGGTCACAGATTCACCCG TGAGATCAGCGAAGTTTGTAGCGCGGAAAAACTGGGTTGTTGCTGCATCTGACGACAAGTTTATACGCGTATACAACTACGATACAATGGAAAGAGTTGCAGAATTTGAGGCGCACACAGATTTTATTAGGTTTGTGGTTGTTCATCCGACACTTCCATACTTGCTTTCATCGTCAGACGACAAGCTTATAAAAGTCTGGGATTGGGAGAAGGGCTGGATTTGCACTAAAGTGTTTGAAGAACATCAGCATTATGTGATGCAAGTTGCATTTAACCCTGTTGAGGTCAATACTTTTGCAAGTGCGTCGCTTGATGGAACCATTAAGGTCTGGAATCTTGAATCCCCCGCTCCAATTTTTACGTTGGAAGGGCATTCGAAAGGGGTTAACTCTGTGGATTACTTCATAAATGGAGATAAATTGTATCTTTTAAGCGGTTCAGACGATTATACAGTGAAG GTTTGGGACTACGAAACCAGATCTTGCGTCCAGACGGTTGAAGGTCATGAACACAATGTGACAGCAGTGTGTGTCCTTCCAGAGTTTCCCATCATAATAACATGTTCTGAAGATCAGACTATCCGAATGTGGAATGCAAACAATTACGG GCTTGAGAGCAAATTGAACTATGGTCTTGAAAGAGTTTGGGCAGTTGGGTGCATCAGAGGTTCAAACCA GGCTGTATTCGGGTGCGACAAGGGAACAATCATGGTGAAAGTTAGCAGCAATTCTGGTTTGGATGCTGGAGACCTTCAGATCAAAGAGGAAGAATGA
- the LOC119995522 gene encoding uncharacterized protein LOC119995522, which translates to MCVDSRAINKLTIKYRFPIPLLDDLIDQLCGARIFSKIDLKSGYHQVRIRPGDEWNTAFKIRDGLYEWLAMPFGLSNAPSTFHEIDESYLQRVYWEVYRSRVVCELLEMLIPSAAGLFLGFVISDQGVEADPEKIRAILEWPTPASTHDVWSFHGLATFYQRFIRGFTSIVAPLTECLKADSFQWTTAASEAFANIKNLMTNTPILRVPDFEQLCDASHIGIGGVLSQGGHPIAFFSEKLNECWRHYSTYDIELYALHKAGKDNKVTDALSRRAHILAIFEATVTGFENFPLQNATDPDFAVGSTRDFLILELHEGGLAGHFGIDKTLSLAEDRLFWPHMRRDVVKVVKQCRTCQLNKGCKRNTSLYTPLQVPNHPWEHLSLDFVLGLPQTAAGHDSIMVVVDRFSKMAHFVACSRTHDASRIASLNKVEALKRLPSSNRRQTEVVNRSLGNLLRCLIHDQGRTWDTILPMAEFAFNSSTNWTIGCSPFEAAYGFQPKAPLDLHSLPRKLRPSEVALEFADHFKSVHAEVKRRIILSNDKYKKSADLHFRHEELQVGDWVLVRLRAERFPSGSYHKLHARRAGPYQVKKQRGPNAYLVELPDTLKISPIFNIEDLTLIQSPTSPALQTPSLPSDSRSTRTSRNYPRSSICVDTTRGL; encoded by the exons ATGTGCGTGGATAGTCGGGCAATTAACAAGCTCACTATCAAGTATCGCTTCCCGATTCCTCTTTTAGATGACCTTATTGACCAGCTGTGCGGAGCTCGTATATTCTCCAAAATTGACCTTAAAAGTGGCTACCATCAAGTCCGCATTAGGCCTGGTGATGAGTGGAATACCGCTTTCAAAATCCGTGACGGACTCTATGAATGGCTTGCGATGCCTTTTGGCTTATCCAATGCACCTAGCACCTTTCATGAGATTGATGAATCATACCTTCAGAGAGTATATTGGGAAGTTTATC gATCAAGAGTTGTTTGTGAACTGCTAGAAATGCTCATTCCTTCAGCCGCGGGTCTCTTTTTGGGTTTTGTGATCTCTGACCAAGGGGTGGAAGCGGACCCAGAGAAAATTCGTGCCATCCTTGAATGGCCAACACCGGCAAGTACTCATGATGTCTGGAGTTTTCATGGCCTAGCCACTTTTTATCAGCGTTTCATACGGGGATTTACCTCCATTGTGGCGCCTTTGACGGAGTGTCTCAAAGCTGACTCATTTCAGTGGACCACAGCCGCTAGTGAAGCCTTTGCTAACATAAAGAATCTGATGACGAATACTCCTATCCTGCGGGTGCCGGATTTTGAACAACTCTGTGATGCTTCGCATATTGGCATCGGTGGTGTGCTTAGCCAAGGAGGTCACCCGATTGCTTTCTTTAGCGAGAAACTCAACGAGTGCTGGCGGCATTATTCTACGTATGACATTGAGTTGTATGCGCTG CATAAGGCAGGGAAGGACAACAAGGTTACGGATGCCCTTAGCCGGAGAGCCCATATCCTTGCAATATTCGAGGCTACTGTTACGGGGTTTGAGAATTTTCCACTTCAGAATGCTACTGATCCAGACTTTGCAG TCGGTTCAACTCGTGACTTTCTCATTTTGGAATTGCATGAGGGGGGCCTAGCGGGTCATTTTGGAATTGACAAAACACTGTCATTGGCGGAAGATCGCCTTTTCTGGCCCCATATGCGTCGAGACGTGGTAAAGGTGGTGAAGCAATGTCGCACTTGTCAACTAAATAAAGGATGCAAACGCAACACGAGTTTATATACTCCTCTGCAGGTTCCGAACCATCCCTGGGAGCACCTGAGTCTTGATTTTGTACTGGGTTTACCTCAAACGGCTGCTGGACACGACTCGATTATGGTGGTAGTTGACCGGTTCTCCAAGATGGCACATTTTGTAGCTTGTAGCCGCACACATGATGCCTCCCGCATCGCGTCCTT GAACAAAGTTGAAGCACTCAAACGCCTTCCATCCTCAAACAGACGGCAAACGGAGGTTGTCAATCGTAGCTTGGGTAACCTGTTGAGGTGCCTCATTCATGACCAAGGGAGAACATGGGACACGATTCTTCCTATGGCGGAGTTCGCTTTCAATAGCTCAACCAACTGGACTATTGGGTGCTCACCTTTTGAGGCGGCTTATGGCTTTCAACCCAAGGCCCCTTTGGACCTCCATTCCCTTCCCAGAAAATTACGTCCGAGTGAAGTTGCCCTGGAATTTGCAGACCATTTTAAGTCTGTCCATGCAGAAGTTAAGCGGCGAATTATCTTGAGCAATGATAAATACAAGAAGAGTGCGGACCTCCATTTTCGCCATGAGGAGTTACAAGTGGGTGACTGGGTTCTAGTGCGTCTAAGGGCTGAGCGGTTTCCCTCCGGGTCTTATCATAAACTCCACGCGCGTAGGGCGGGTCCGTATCAAGTTAAAAAGCAGCGAGGCCCTAATGCTTACTTAGTGGAGTTACCAGACACTCTGAAGATAAGCCCAATCTTTAACATCGAAGATCTTACGCTCATCCAGTCGCCGACTTCTCCTGCCTTGCAAACTCCATCCCTGCCTTCCGACTCAAGATCAACAAGAACTTCCCGCAACTATCCTAGATCATCAATTTGTGTCGACACGACGAGAGGGCTATGA
- the LOC120001020 gene encoding coatomer subunit beta'-1-like isoform X1 translates to MALSLEIQKVFTEISERVKSVDLHPTEPWILTSLYSGTVCILNYQSQAIVKTFKVTDSPVRSAKFVARKNWVVAASDDKFIRVYNYDTMERVAEFEAHTDFIRFVVVHPTLPYLLSSSDDKLIKVWDWEKGWICTKVFEEHQHYVMQVAFNPVEVNTFASASLDGTIKVWNLESPAPIFTLEGHSKGVNSVDYFINGDKLYLLSGSDDYTVKVWDYETRSCVQTVEGHEHNVTAVCVLPEFPIIITCSEDQTIRMWNANNYGLESKLNYGLERVWAVGCIRGSNQAVFGCDKGTIMVKVSSNSGLDAGDLQIKEEE, encoded by the exons ATG GCTCTTTCGCTAGAAATTCAG AAGGTATTCACTGAAATCTCTGAAAGAGTGAAATCTGTGGATCTGCATCCAACTGAACCATG GATCCTAACAAGCCTATATTCAGGAACTGTCTGCATCTTGAACTACCAGTCACAG GCTATAGTGAAGACATTCAAGGTCACAGATTCACCCG TGAGATCAGCGAAGTTTGTAGCGCGGAAAAACTGGGTTGTTGCTGCATCTGACGACAAGTTTATACGCGTATACAACTACGATACAATGGAAAGAGTTGCAGAATTTGAGGCGCACACAGATTTTATTAGGTTTGTGGTTGTTCATCCGACACTTCCATACTTGCTTTCATCGTCAGACGACAAGCTTATAAAAGTCTGGGATTGGGAGAAGGGCTGGATTTGCACTAAAGTGTTTGAAGAACATCAGCATTATGTGATGCAAGTTGCATTTAACCCTGTTGAGGTCAATACTTTTGCAAGTGCGTCGCTTGATGGAACCATTAAGGTCTGGAATCTTGAATCCCCCGCTCCAATTTTTACGTTGGAAGGGCATTCGAAAGGGGTTAACTCTGTGGATTACTTCATAAATGGAGATAAATTGTATCTTTTAAGCGGTTCAGACGATTATACAGTGAAG GTTTGGGACTACGAAACCAGATCTTGCGTCCAGACGGTTGAAGGTCATGAACACAATGTGACAGCAGTGTGTGTCCTTCCAGAGTTTCCCATCATAATAACATGTTCTGAAGATCAGACTATCCGAATGTGGAATGCAAACAATTACGG GCTTGAGAGCAAATTGAACTATGGTCTTGAAAGAGTTTGGGCAGTTGGGTGCATCAGAGGTTCAAACCA GGCTGTATTCGGGTGCGACAAGGGAACAATCATGGTGAAAGTTAGCAGCAATTCTGGTTTGGATGCTGGAGACCTTCAGATCAAAGAGGAAGAATGA